One Polaribacter sp. KT25b DNA segment encodes these proteins:
- a CDS encoding arylsulfatase, with product MRIFKIFFLVTTIALFNCKSETKKEEVKVEEAKKPNIVVIYLDDLGYGDISSYGATELQTPNIDALASGGVKFTNGYASSATCTPSRYALLTGVYPWRNKDAKILPGTAPLLISTEQQTLPKMLKKQGYQTAVVGKWHLGLGTGIVNWNERVSPGPNEVGFDDAYIMAATQDRVPTVYIKDGNVVGLDKNDPIEVSYKENFKGEPTAITNPEMTTMKWHHGHNNSIVNGIPRIGFMKGGDAAKWTDTEMADHFLAKAQNYVKTHKENPFFLYYAMQQPHVPRTPHPRFVGKSGMGPRGDVILEADYMIGEFMKTLKEEGILENTLIVFSSDNGPVLNDGYYDDAVEKLGKHDPKGGLRGGKYSIFEAGTRVPFITYWKGKIQPAVSDAIVSQIDLLASFANLTGTAETATDSKDILKTFLGKSDIGRDNLVIEATGKTALRSGDWIYIPAYKGKNFREKVGIEVGNFPHEQLYNVKEDKSQQNNLAVSNPEKLSEMKQIFGKLRGIDYTRGVKEVQFR from the coding sequence ATGAGAATTTTTAAAATATTTTTTTTAGTTACTACAATAGCACTTTTCAATTGTAAGTCTGAAACTAAAAAAGAAGAAGTAAAAGTAGAAGAAGCAAAAAAACCAAACATCGTTGTTATTTATTTAGACGATTTAGGCTATGGAGATATCAGTTCTTACGGAGCTACAGAATTACAAACGCCAAATATAGATGCTTTGGCTTCTGGAGGAGTTAAATTTACAAATGGTTATGCTTCTTCCGCAACGTGTACACCAAGTAGATATGCTTTATTAACCGGTGTGTATCCTTGGCGAAATAAAGACGCTAAAATTTTACCAGGTACCGCTCCTTTGTTAATTAGTACAGAGCAACAAACCTTACCAAAAATGTTAAAAAAACAAGGCTACCAAACAGCTGTTGTGGGTAAATGGCATTTAGGTTTAGGAACCGGAATTGTAAACTGGAACGAACGAGTTTCACCGGGACCAAATGAAGTTGGTTTTGATGATGCTTATATTATGGCTGCTACACAAGATAGAGTTCCAACCGTATATATAAAAGATGGTAATGTTGTTGGTTTAGATAAAAATGATCCGATTGAAGTAAGTTATAAAGAAAATTTTAAAGGAGAACCAACCGCAATTACAAATCCAGAAATGACTACTATGAAATGGCATCATGGTCATAACAATAGTATCGTTAACGGAATTCCAAGAATTGGATTTATGAAAGGTGGGGATGCTGCAAAATGGACAGACACAGAAATGGCAGATCATTTTTTAGCAAAAGCACAGAATTATGTAAAAACACATAAAGAAAACCCTTTCTTTTTATACTATGCCATGCAACAACCACATGTGCCAAGAACTCCACATCCAAGATTTGTAGGTAAATCTGGTATGGGGCCAAGAGGAGATGTTATTTTAGAAGCAGATTATATGATTGGTGAGTTTATGAAAACACTAAAAGAAGAAGGAATTTTAGAAAACACCTTAATTGTTTTTTCTAGTGATAATGGTCCTGTATTAAATGATGGTTATTATGATGATGCTGTAGAAAAATTAGGGAAACACGACCCGAAAGGAGGATTAAGAGGAGGGAAATACAGTATTTTTGAAGCGGGTACAAGAGTCCCTTTTATTACGTATTGGAAAGGTAAAATACAACCAGCAGTTTCAGATGCTATTGTTTCTCAAATAGATTTATTAGCCTCTTTTGCTAATTTAACAGGTACTGCAGAAACAGCTACAGACAGTAAAGATATTTTAAAAACTTTTTTAGGTAAAAGTGATATTGGAAGAGATAATTTGGTGATTGAAGCTACAGGAAAAACAGCTCTAAGAAGTGGAGATTGGATATATATCCCGGCTTATAAAGGTAAAAACTTTAGAGAAAAAGTAGGAATTGAAGTAGGTAATTTTCCTCATGAACAATTATATAACGTAAAAGAAGATAAAAGTCAACAGAATAACTTAGCAGTTTCTAACCCTGAAAAACTTTCAGAAATGAAACAGATTTTTGGAAAACTAAGAGGAATAGATTATACAAGAGGTGTTAAAGAAGTTCAATTTAGATAA
- a CDS encoding RagB/SusD family nutrient uptake outer membrane protein, whose protein sequence is MKTYIAKKIFLMVMFLTLFSCDSYLEEVNPNEISTDIYWSTLDESDTNLISVYGAMLNEYIVNARVESWRSDEGFPGSRFNDRLPNGHDVSLFAKNWYEQNIDEDTNEVQLRWDALYQVIFRANQVIEGLNRMTDDLKSQEAWTLQMGQARFFRGLAHFYLHSTYKQGKIIIRDVNPLKPSDFSKAASESSEVIAFFREDLEYAYNNLPGQMEPKTRVDAGAAGTILGMSYLYEGDYLLAKDYFDDIINNKKKDYGYALVQDASIMFTKAGDFNSESILEINYSLHKAEETAFNEDDFITRSARYSAPRSGGGSSVLETFTASAWLIHAFSSDEMDPNDSRNTVTDRAGTVRLRKVSLRNSAMLAVVNDEDTEYYESVSAPVLHNFNSLGKYGYFKKYTNHDITNDEQTLGLNSWQSGKNVILNRLSGVYLMMAECLNETDDINGALFYINAIRKRWGLKVLEGADYDSKEEVRTRLQLFEYPMELCVEGYSTRNIDLRRWGIAKARYTELSQRNFYATDYVYLNEDATGTATRTASLVREGISTNATDFQIEPEFLKASENYTDGYLPYPASETINNPKISN, encoded by the coding sequence ATGAAAACATATATAGCTAAAAAAATATTTTTGATGGTAATGTTTTTAACATTATTTTCATGCGACTCTTATTTAGAAGAAGTGAATCCTAATGAAATATCTACAGATATTTATTGGTCAACTTTAGATGAATCTGATACAAATTTAATATCGGTGTATGGTGCCATGTTAAACGAGTATATTGTAAATGCACGTGTAGAATCTTGGAGGTCAGATGAAGGTTTTCCAGGAAGTCGTTTTAATGACAGACTACCTAATGGACATGACGTATCTCTATTTGCGAAAAATTGGTACGAACAAAACATAGACGAAGATACCAATGAAGTACAATTAAGATGGGATGCTTTATATCAAGTAATATTTAGAGCTAATCAAGTAATTGAAGGACTAAACAGAATGACAGACGATTTAAAAAGTCAAGAAGCTTGGACATTACAAATGGGACAAGCACGTTTTTTTAGAGGTTTAGCACATTTTTATTTACACTCCACCTATAAACAAGGAAAAATTATTATTAGAGATGTAAATCCATTAAAGCCTTCAGACTTTTCTAAAGCGGCATCAGAATCATCAGAAGTTATAGCATTTTTTAGAGAAGATTTAGAATATGCTTACAACAATTTACCTGGTCAAATGGAACCTAAAACTAGAGTAGATGCAGGTGCTGCTGGTACTATTTTAGGAATGAGTTATTTGTATGAAGGAGATTATTTATTAGCCAAAGATTATTTTGATGATATTATTAATAATAAAAAGAAAGATTATGGGTATGCTTTAGTTCAAGATGCTAGTATTATGTTTACAAAAGCAGGTGATTTTAATTCAGAATCCATTTTAGAAATTAATTATAGTTTACATAAAGCAGAAGAAACTGCTTTTAATGAAGATGATTTTATTACAAGAAGTGCTAGATATTCAGCTCCAAGATCTGGTGGAGGTTCTAGTGTTTTAGAAACTTTTACAGCTTCGGCTTGGTTAATTCATGCTTTTTCTAGTGATGAAATGGATCCTAATGACTCAAGAAACACGGTAACAGACAGAGCAGGTACCGTTAGATTAAGAAAAGTTTCTTTAAGAAACTCTGCTATGCTTGCCGTTGTTAATGATGAAGACACTGAGTACTATGAGTCAGTTTCTGCTCCCGTTTTACATAATTTTAATTCTTTAGGTAAATATGGCTACTTTAAAAAGTATACCAATCATGATATCACAAACGATGAACAGACACTGGGTCTTAACAGTTGGCAATCTGGTAAAAATGTAATTTTAAATCGTTTGTCTGGCGTTTATTTAATGATGGCAGAATGTTTAAATGAAACAGATGATATAAATGGTGCATTATTTTATATAAATGCAATTCGTAAACGTTGGGGACTTAAAGTATTAGAAGGCGCAGATTACGATTCTAAAGAAGAAGTAAGAACTCGATTACAATTATTTGAATATCCGATGGAGTTATGTGTAGAAGGGTATTCTACACGAAATATAGATTTAAGAAGATGGGGAATTGCGAAAGCACGTTATACAGAATTAAGTCAAAGAAATTTTTATGCTACTGATTATGTGTATCTAAATGAAGATGCTACAGGTACAGCTACTAGAACAGCTAGTTTAGTTAGAGAAGGTATAAGTACAAATGCTACTGATTTTCAAATAGAGCCAGAATTTTTAAAGGCATCAGAAAATTACACCGATGGTTACTTGCCTTACCCTGCAAGCGAAACTATAAATAACCCAAAGATTTCTAACTAA